TCTAATCACTCATGggccaatttttattttactttttattttttaataaatttataatcttTAGAAAATTTTGATCTTTTAAGGGCCTatttaaattaacttattttttagcttataataaataactcttttttttttgtttgtttttgaaacaagataaaaaataacttatataaataaataatggtcAAATCTCAACTAACTGAACTAACCATTACTTAAGAATACCTCATggaccaaattttattttgcttttattttttagcttataacaaatattttatacaaataagtaaacttttatattaatttataagttttacctaacaaaaattgtatcttcataagttattttttcataaatactttaacaagcttatgaataatacataagagtttatttatttgcgtaAGTGGTTCAACTTGACCTAATTGAAATAATACAaaaagttcatttacaaaactttagtatttttcaaaatgagatgaattaaatatgaattttgtaaatcaaaatatcaaaataaaagtaaagaatatttaatttgacctaaaaatcaaaatttgagctccttatttttggacaaactttttataatactctatatataaatttacaaAATCATCATAACTAATATACATCAACTTAAAAACATGACtaaaattgcatgcataaatattttgtagggataaaaacatgatattcatttatgaagaagaaaaattaaatttagtaattttgcagagacaaaaaaacaattatataccTGCTAATCCGAATTTGATGCCCATATAGAGTATTACAAATGACTAAATATTAATagtattacaataaaatatatacacattaaaaattataatttttttgtgcaaaaaaataaataaatgcattttaataattatatgtattaataaccaataacattaaaacaaaaattgaaagttaataatattgaaatatattaaaatcatagTTGGAtccaataacaataataataataagaataataagTTGTTAAaatcttacatttttttaaaaataaaattataccatatgttgttaaaatactaatatcatattatttgatAGGATATTAcaataatatcaaaatattttaatcttgttataaaaattgttttaaaaaacgTGAAAATCttggttgaaagatttgatttatatcgtggaacaaaattgattgttatatttatgttaaggatatatttgtaaatattaaaaagtagtgtttaatatagaaaatttaataaagaaataaaatatgcaTTAAATGTCTGCCACTTGTTAACCACATCAGCGGTGTACCGATACACATCCACATGTGTACCGAAAGGAAATGTCACCTACAAAAAGAGGAAAGTACTTCGAAGAAAGACTAGTCCAACTCTTAGATGGACAGATGTCGACACTTGAGTCAAAATCTTCAACTGACAGTACAAAAAGAACTAATGTCCCCATTGTTATGATTggaaacaatataaaaaaaatgtagaaggAAGAGAGGGCCACTACAATCAATGTTTTATCAGACTACTCTTTACTCATTGTTTCTCAATCAATCATGCCTCAACTGCATAAATTCACTTATTTCACGTAATTCAATTTATGACActcatattttattaaatatctatTGACCAAATGGAAGCCACTTCAAAAAGGAAAGTTATTTGCGGATCAAATTGCACCAAGTGAAaggaaaattgaaaacaatgaaGGTGGTGAGATAAGAACAAGATATCCGTGTGTGAATTAGTCTGTCAAAATCAAAAAGGAAAAGATATCATCCGTGTGAAAGCCTACCAAAAAAGTCAAACAAAATGCATTTCCAATAGGGGATTACCAAGTTTGTGACTTTGATTTGCTCAATCTCACATTTTCAGTGTTGGAAGATCAAAATATAAGAAGCTATtagcaatacttttgtttttcagtGTTTCTCCACAATAATTTCTTCCCAATAGATGACTTTTTTACTATACTTACTGAAAAGAAATCAGTGTGCGGATAAGCATTGAACCATAAAAAGGAGACTTGAAAGATCGATGGAACAGTAAAACAGAAATCTTTAATAATAGTTAAACAACGAAGCCAACGATTTCTTAATTGGCAAGGAACAATATAAGGAGACTTGAAAGCTTGAAGTTGAGATTGTCAAGCTCAacataaaaatcaaaagaaGAATCGATAAGAAGACCAAAACATTCGAAAGTTGCATCACTCGGGTCTCTAAAGATACTACCACAAATGGCAAAACCAAGACTACATTTATCTACACCATCAGAGTTACACTTAATCCATCCGGATTTGGGGGAGGCCAAACAACCTCAATTATAGCTTACATAGATGGCACTCAATGTTACTTAAAAGCCTAATGATACTAAATTTTTGCTTAGAAGAAGAATGATCTTTACTAAAAGAGCTAACAAGATGAACCTCGGAATAAATATAACAGGTGATTCACTAAACATATATTGAACATTTCCAATGCAGCAATTGGGTGACAATGAATTTGGAAAACTAAATCTAACCACTAAAAGTGATCAAAcgaatgaaaaaataataaatatgttttaaacTACAAGAACAAAATGACCTTTTGTTCTGTTATTACATGAAAATAACCAAATTCACTCTCAAACCAATCATCATCATATAATACATGCTTTCTTTCCCTCTAAAATCTATATCTCTATTATGGAATTTTCTTATGATGGAGGGAAGAAGCGGTTGAGATTGAACGGTAGGGAGTAGAACTCTTCATTCCTGCTATCTGCTTTAAATGTTCTAAACTTAGCCCACCATGGCATTCCTCTATCTTTGGCACTGTCCTTATAGTCAAGAGTGTTGTCCAAGAATACAGCAATTATCAATGCAACCGTTGGTGAAGAATAGAAGATGGTATTCAGGAAGTCATTGAACTGCAAAACAACACGAATAGCATTATATTTTCATGAAtagtatttatttaataatgtaTGTTAAGAAAAATGTTGGATCAAGCTCCATCATAGGAAACTTCAGTTGCAAGTAACACAATCTACTTCATATTTATTCTTAAAACAATGGTCCCTTAATGACACCGACACATGTTGAAATTTCACACTTCTCGCCATATTTTTCTAGTGAAACACTATTATTAGAATTTGAATTGGACCTAATTAAACCTTTACAAAACTGGCATGTAAGGTGAGGTCGCCTCCACTTATATGAATACATTTTCATCAAACGCGAGACTTTTGTACACATATGGTTGACTGATAAAACAAGAAACTCACCCATCCAGCTTTGGTATGAGCAGGACCATGAAGTGTCCTGATAGTGTATTCTCTGAAATATTCAGGAATAGACAACCCCAAGAAAAGAGAAACACCAACAATAAATAGGTTCCTCATTGAATTCATGTTGGTGAATTGCAAAAATGATAGCCCTACAGATGCTGAAAAGGCAAATAAGTAGCAACTGTCATAATTAAGGAATTAGAGGAAAAGTCAATATAAATTCAAAGGTTTAGTTGTACTTACCCACAAGACCAAACAAAACACAGTATATAGCAGCAAATATAGGGAATGGTATTGATGCAAATAAAGCTCCAAATTTACCTGAAAATAAAGAAGcaaattatgtattttaaagTGAAGCTATGTAATTGCTATGATATTGAAACTATAATTTACACATTCATATGACCCTATAGTTTGCCACTCACCTAGCATTGAGAAGAATATCATAAAGCCAGCAGAAACTTGAATGACTCTTCGGCTTCCGATACGGTTACTTCCTAGAAGCCCTACATTCTCGCTGTCATGATACTAAAAGAATCAATTTCTGTcctcaaaaaatgaaaattatgaatGAGAAGAAGAATATCACATACACAGAAACTGTCGAACCAGTCAGTGTTCCGAAAAGGCCATTCAGCAAGATTCCAATTCCCTGCCAACCAATGCCGCGGCTCAGGACATGAGCAGGTGGTGGCGTTGCACTCGCTAGACGTGATGCAGCTTTGAATGCTCCAGTTGACTGTCAAAATAGTAAAGGCTATGAGTGTTTGTTTAGAAAATAGAACACGTGCTCACATGTGGGTGTCCTACTTAAGTATGCCAGTGTAATTTTTCAAATGATAAAGAAAATGCATCACTAATTTAAGCCATTTTTACGTGCTTGAAAATACCTCGATTAATGAGACTAAAACAGCAGCCATCATTCCAAACGAATGGCCAGCATCAAATGTAGGAGCACCCCACTCAAGAGGGTATGGAATCTTTATCCTGCACCAACATGTTCAAgagtcaaaattatttttgctaCATTGATACATAATATGCAAAATATTCAACATAAAAAATGCTATTGGTACCAACCAAGGAGCAGAAGAAATTAGATTAGCCCTGTCTGTCCTACAACTATGTTGAGTCACATCCGGCCGGTGTTTGTATGCTCCACTTGCTGTCAATAGATGTGCATATGCCCAAATCACTGTAGTTGTTA
This portion of the Trifolium pratense cultivar HEN17-A07 linkage group LG3, ARS_RC_1.1, whole genome shotgun sequence genome encodes:
- the LOC123914119 gene encoding nucleobase-ascorbate transporter 2, which gives rise to MAAIKPEEISHSPMDQLQGLEYCIDSNPSWVETIILGFQHYILALGTAVMIPSFLVPSMGGSDDDKVRVVQTLLFVEGINTLVQTLFGTRLPTVIGGSYAFMVPIVSIIRDPSLAMIEDPHLRFLSTMRAVQGALIVASSIQIILGFSQIWAICSRFFSPLGMVPVITLVGFGLFDRGFPLVGTCVEIGIPMLILFVVFSQYLKNFQTRQVPILERFALLITTTVIWAYAHLLTASGAYKHRPDVTQHSCRTDRANLISSAPWIKIPYPLEWGAPTFDAGHSFGMMAAVLVSLIESTGAFKAASRLASATPPPAHVLSRGIGWQGIGILLNGLFGTLTGSTVSVENVGLLGSNRIGSRRVIQVSAGFMIFFSMLGKFGALFASIPFPIFAAIYCVLFGLVASVGLSFLQFTNMNSMRNLFIVGVSLFLGLSIPEYFREYTIRTLHGPAHTKAGWFNDFLNTIFYSSPTVALIIAVFLDNTLDYKDSAKDRGMPWWAKFRTFKADSRNEEFYSLPFNLNRFFPPS